The Daphnia magna isolate NIES linkage group LG6, ASM2063170v1.1, whole genome shotgun sequence genome segment TTTTATTTCCTTTCCACCCTGTGTCAAAAGGAATGTCAAAGAGGTCATGTCAACATGACTGTCTTCATGTGGCCAGCTGTTAAAAAGATACAATAAACTGCGTTTAGAACCATCGAGCAGAAGCACTATGTAACTACTAGAACTTTCTTAAAATTATTAAcgaatttagaaaaacaagggacacaaaaaacaaacaatttatTACCAAAATCTTCAGCAAAAAAAGGCTGCTGCAGCAGAATGATTAACTCATGATTCGGCTAGGTCCGAGGGGACCATTCCATTACTGTCACGGACGTTGCGGTTGGCGCCAAGCGTTTCTAAAAGACGTATACACTCATCATGGCCGCATGCAAAAGCATAGTGTAGAGGGGTTTGTCCATCACCATCTGTCATGTTCACATCGGCACCTTTTTTCGCAAGTAGCTGGATCATGGCGATATCGCCTCTATCCGCTGCCCAGTGAATTAACGCCATTTTACTTTCGTCACGATAAGAAATGAGAGATGGGTTAGTAGTCAATGAGGATGAAACATTTTCCAAACTGCCTTCTTTCAGCCAATCAAAAACTGTTTTATCACTGTCGTTGAGTTCTTGTTCTGTTTTCGCCATACAACTGACGGAAACTCCAAAAGCTGAAGCTTTGTTAACACTTTGTGCTTCTTGTTTGTCGTTCGGAGTCAGACTGTTAACTAATTCAATATATTGGGATTTCGCATCTGCAACACTTGTTGATCCCAGCGAATTCCATGCTTCCCATTTCTGCCGGGCTGTATAACTTAATATTCCTGGTTTAGAAATGTTGCACTCCCCTTGGGTTGCTTGTTTGTAAAGTCCATAGAGACGCAGCATTGTTGCCTTGTCAACGTTCAAAAATTGGTTCACCGTCACTGAGGCTTCGTGGAACGCAGAATCTAAATCCAATAATGCATCCATTTTAATAAGGACAGGAACGTTATGATGCACGGTAGATTTCGAAGAGTTGTATGGTGTTATCCTGAGTCAACTCGGCAAcatcgactacagagcttGAGACAATGTTACCCACTTCTAGAGTTCTGCAGCACAGTTTCCACTTTGATAAATATGGCTCAAAGCTCCAATCTGAGCTTCTCTCTTTATAGGAGCATACAAAACTGGCTGAAGGGTTCTTATTCAGTAAGTAAGATACAGTCACTAGAATTGGCTCAAAAACAGCTGGATCATAGAAACAGTCTGAGCTAATGATCAGGTCAACAGGCTGGAGTTTTAGAAGTTGTGGTTCAAATGTCCCCCATGTAAGTCCAATTATGTTTACCtgtacaacaaaaaaatatcagaaactataacaccctgtttattttattttttaaatttagaacAAAAAGTGAGATCAGGATAATAGAACGTTCTTACCTTATCACCTACTCCATTTGTTGTAGCACTTATTCTACAATTTTCAAGGCATTTGGTGAATCGTGAACAATCACTCAAGGTAACATTGGCTCCACACTTAGCTGCAACTACTCCTGGAAGTGAAGTTCCGGCACCCAACTCAATTACGTGTTTCCCCACTAATCCCACTCTTTGACTCCACAAATACCAAGCTAAAACTGGAGCGCATGGCCATGTGTACATGCCATAACTTGCATGGAGTTGCTGAATGTAAATAAAGTTAAGCAAAAACTAAAAGTCttgaaatataaaattatattAACCTCAGGAATGATAACTGCTAGAGTTTCAGCTGGATTATCAGgacaagagaagaagaagtgCTTGTGGGTTGGTTTTGATGAATCAGTACCAATTGAATTTATGTCCATTGCACATATacttaaaaaacaacacaaatttcACTTTCTACTCCTGATGCGCCTTCTCGAGTACTCCTTCAATATCTCCCATACCTTGATAATGATGAAAACCAAAGACACCACAGCTAGCGGCGGTAAACTGACAGATAAAATATTTCTGCTCCCAGAGACGCCAGATCATGGCAAATACACCGATGCAGCCCGTATCGAAGAAGAGAAGTAGGCAAGACTGGCAACTTGGCAAGTAGCAGCGGTCAGCGGAAGCAGCAAGGAGAAGCTGGCAGATGACAAGAAGAAGTAGACAGTGACAGACAGAGACAGGGCATTGGGCCACAAGCCCAGAACCATGCCAGAACCTCGGAAGGCGGCCGGCTTTCATTATGCCGCTGATCGCCAGGTGCTCTTGCATCGTGAGTGGAACCAACAAGTAAAGTACGTCGTAATTTATAGTAATTTTTGTGGATTAGAGAAAAAacactaggggccctcactccgttcaggaagttcccgatagggtacggcctggtcaccaattcgccataatatctcggaaaacgtttgctcttccggcaaaacagactccgtatacatgtcctatgaggcgtgcgctaatcatcaacgccttcatcccgccttcccacttttgtcaaaatcggacaaaaatgacatctcatgaatttctccaaaaatcagacggcacaatcgaaattgaacgctgatttcgatttagtcattggttttctctttagactagccgttaaaaaaattaacgaaaacagttctgttagcgcaccaacttcatttatggtttttaacatgtaaatgaaaaactataagaccaataaaaaaataaacctgatttccgtgattttcattcaattctaaatctaaatcatgtattttaagccaaatttaaaatttggccaaaaatgaaaaagtgggaagggtatagcctttccacttttgtcaaaatcgggcaaaaatgacatctcttgaaattctccaaaaatcagacggcataatggaaattgaacgctgattttaatttagtcattggttttctctttagactagccgtttaaaaaattaacgaaaacagttctgttagtgcaccaacttcattaatggtttttaacatgtaaatgaaaaactataagaccaatagaaaaataaacctgatttccgtgattttcattcaattctgaatctaaatcatgtattttaagcaaaatttgaaatttggctaaaaatgaaaaagtgggaagggtatagccttcccacttttgtcaaaatctaccaaaaacgacatcctttgaaattctccaaaaatcacacggaataatcgaaattgaacgctgatttcgatttagttattggttttctcgttaaaccagccgtttcaaaaattaacgaaacagtgctgttagcgcaacaacttaatttagggtttttaaggattaaatcaa includes the following:
- the LOC116925611 gene encoding acyl-CoA-binding domain-containing protein 6; its protein translation is MDALLDLDSAFHEASVTVNQFLNVDKATMLRLYGLYKQATQGECNISKPGILSYTARQKWEAWNSLGSTSVADAKSQYIELVNSLTPNDKQEAQSVNKASAFGVSVSCMAKTEQELNDSDKTVFDWLKEGSLENVSSSLTTNPSLISYRDESKMALIHWAADRGDIAMIQLLAKKGADVNMTDGDGQTPLHYAFACGHDECIRLLETLGANRNVRDSNGMVPSDLAES
- the LOC116925610 gene encoding methyltransferase-like protein 23 is translated as MDINSIGTDSSKPTHKHFFFSCPDNPAETLAVIIPEQLHASYGMYTWPCAPVLAWYLWSQRVGLVGKHVIELGAGTSLPGVVAAKCGANVTLSDCSRFTKCLENCRISATTNGVGDKVNIIGLTWGTFEPQLLKLQPVDLIISSDCFYDPAVFEPILVTVSYLLNKNPSASFVCSYKERSSDWSFEPYLSKWKLCCRTLEVGNIVSSSVVDVAELTQDNTIQLFEIYRAS